The sequence tttttttttttttttaaattttattttatatatagtgaaAGTTTTATATAAACCTCATGcatgcttatatatataaagaactCAATCAAACAAATCTCCTTAATTTTTTGACAGCCTGATataatatgcaaaatgaaatgctAGATGCATGCTCAACTCACATTCTAACcactcaaaaaaacaaaaaaactcacATTCTAACCATGACAAACCTGTCCACTATCACGATGATCGCAATCAATGGAATCAGGCTCGTATCAACTCTCATTGCCAGTGTGCGAATCATGAAATAAAATCCCATAATCCCATTAGTGATATCACCAAAAGCCATATAGGGATTGATCTATACATGTTGAACATTTGTACCATGCAAGTGCAAACATTTGCACCATGCATATGTGTCTTCTTTAGCTCATGTTTGATATATGAGCAATCCTTATTGACTTGAATAAAAACCCAATGTTGCCCTTCACAAAAACACCATTCTCTTTGAGTTCTTAATTTCTCAGTGCAATAGAGGTGTATTTTGTCAATTTGTGTTCATAAATCAAGAGGGGGCAGCACAATTCTCAACATGGGCAGCTAATTAACTGCCTTGACTCTTTGTCTCTGAAAActgaatacaaaaaatttcacatttcATGGCTTTTTAGATAGGATCATATTTGAATTGTGgtaaagtgacaaaaaaaagttaatttatccAAAGAGAAGCCACTTTCTGATACCTGTAACGTTAGGAGTATTGAGAATCTTGAAGGCAGTGCCAACTctagctctctttctctctcactatttCTTTCGGTGAAAATAGCGAAAATGCCAATTATCTCCTCCTTCATTTAAGGCATTCCTTTCCATGTGTTGCTTTATGTTGCACAAGCCAATACATGTCATGCAAGTCACACATAACCCATCAGTTTCTTGATACCCTCTATGGCTCTATGCTCTATAGCATAGGCTTATGAGTGATGTTAAGACTTAAAAAAGACACAATgctttttataatatttttatttaattaaaataacatCAATTTTATCTAAgtttaacatcacttttattataaGTTAATTATAAGTAATTATTTAAACTAAGTTCACAGttaacattacttttattaCGCATGCAACAAGTTATTTCAaagatggtaaaaaaatatGAGGCACACCCCACCGAACAACCACCATCTTAGTTTCTTACCCCTATGTGAATATAAGTATATAGCATTCTATGTACGTACGTCTCTCTTCAACTTGTCTCTGAAAATAAACTTTTTCttcagctctctctttctcattcttcttcagcTACGGCCATGGTTACTGCAGATACTGTACGAACAATCCTTGGTGTTCTAGGTGAGTTTTAGTTTAGTTTGATTtctaagaaaaagataacatGTTTAGCTTTCTCTGTTCCCCCATCAAAGTTTTTGAGTACTTTAAGCTTGGTAGAGTATTACTATTTAGAACTCATTTCCCATTTCTTGTTCAAGCTGCAGCTAGCTTGATCTGAAACTGATCATGTGGTTTCTATTGCTTGTTTTCAGGAAACATTATCTCACTCTGTGTGTTCCTATCCCCAGTGTAAGCTAACCTCGATCATATCTACTAGTACTAGTAacattgatttgattttggtacTCCCTATATCTTTCAACATGACAAAAACTTTTGgagaaaaaggaaatagaagatgaaaaaagaaaaattttcccaccactatcactttttttttttttttgggtggctTGAAgggtattttttgttttccattaTCATTAATCAAGAGGTTTTAACCTAAATAGAAGCAATAATCGGCatcttcttaatttttcttttcttttcttcttcttcctcttttttttttttttttttttttttttttttttttttctcttcactaACAATAATGGTCTGTTTAGATTAAGGGAAAatgagggggagtagagtaaagtagagtagatttagtCCAATATTAAcctattttcaattaattttacttTGCTCCCCTCTACTTCCCTTCTTTCCTCCCTCAATCAAAATAGACCCTAAGTAATAGGGAGGGTAGATGAAATAGGATTACCTTTGTTTTatgattaagattttatttcttaGATTTAAGTATGTACAATGTCatgatatttaaaattttagttgataCTATTATATTAAGTATATGTTTGgatataaattattttcctGCGTATGGCGttttgcattttcctttttttttttaaaatgcacGCGTTTCAGTTTTTAGGAGACAaaaatgcactgttcacgtacCGTTCATGCACTATTTATAggacccacaaccactttattaaaaaaaaaaattagaaatggGTCCGACGatactattcatatatttaaaaattattttgctacagttttcagcaaaataagctgtatccaaatGGACTTTAAGTacacctttaattttttaatattttatttggattaTAGAACATATCcatttcaaataaaagaaaattattttcaaaattagaGTGTGAGTTACAATATTCTTGAAGACATTAATTATTGTAttattctcttcctctctcttttcaaATGAATCCAACTggaacattttttatttatttattaagaataaTTTGATTTGGATATAAAGATTGAAGGGCATTTGGCTCCACTAGTagtgaaaaataattaaaagggTTACCTTTTTCtcgataaataaaataaaaaaaagggtcacCTAATTGGGAAAATTCATTAGTATCATTACTAATAACCaaactaaaattgtttttttttttttttttttttttgaatgacaTTTTATCCAGGCCAACTTTTATTCAAATATGGAAGAAAAAGGCAGTGGAGCAATACTCACCAGTACCATATCTTGCAACCCTAGTGAACTGCATGGTGTGGAGCTTGTATGGGCTGCCCATGGTGCACCCAGATAGCTTACCAGTCTTGACCATTAATGGGGCAGGCACTGGTATTGAGATATTGTACATAATCATCTTCTTAATCTACACTGCTGAGAGGCAAAAGAGGCTCAGAGTTTTGCTTGTGCTGCTTATTGAAGCCATATTCATTACCGTTCTCACAGTTTTAGTTCTAACTGTAGCCCGTACTCTCAAGGTGCGGAGTATGATTGTCGGCATCATGTGCATTATGTTCAACATCATGATGTATGCTTCACCACTGGCTGTTATGGTTAGTCTCTAGTCTCTACAACTATTACcatgaaaatttatatatatatatatatatatatatatatatatatatatatatatatatatggtgttAATTTTggtatattctatttttttttatccccaATTTGATCTcattaaatttacaaattaacttGTACATATTTTGCAATCCAATTTAGAGGAATATCCTCCAAAGTTGTGTGGGGACTTATAAAACCATATgtgtatattatttaaataagttacaTGACTATTAAATATATCATGTGATTAAAAATATACGTAAATAGTTTTATCAATCATCACGTTCtgatttgaaataattttcctCCAAATCAGTGGTAAACTTTTTTCAACATGTATTACATGTTAGACTTTGCaatatttgattatttgtaAGTAAACTTAGTATACTTGACCACTTAAAAAAGAGTTTTGTAGTTTAGTACCGTTACccaatttgttaataaaaaagaactaaTATTTGAATCTTCATCTCttagttgtaaaaataaaaagaaactaaGCTTAtcatttattcttcttcttcttctatttattattattatttgtaatgaATTTATCTCCGTAACTTATTTAGCTAAgggtgattttttctttttcttttttttggtgcagAAATTGGTTCTTGCCACAAAAAGTGTGGAGTATATGCCCTTTTTCCTCTCCCTTGCTTGCTTTGCCAATGGTGTTATCTGGCTTGCTTATGGTCTTATCCGATTTGACCCCTTTATTGTTGTAATTCAcatattcctctctctctcaaatttaacCATATCATTACATACATGAAAAATAATGATTTccaaatgaaattcaatttcatatataatttatattaaatataacaatttttatttttaaagtgtaTCTAAtgtcattatttaaaattttaaataacatgacACAATGCATGCATACCTTTAATTACAATAAACCAAATCTTAATCATCATACGTATTCTCTtcatttcatttgaaatattgGTCTCATATAAACGGGACTGTGGGTTTGTCTCAGGTACCAAATGGGATAGGAACATTGTTTGGTTCGGCCCAGCTGATTCTTTATGCCTTATTCTACAAATCAACAAAAAGACAGATTGCAGAAAGGAAAAGCAAAGGAGAGGTGGACTTGTCTGGGGTGATGGTGGTAGATGGAGAGGACACTAGGAAGGTAGGCAGTGCACCTCAGAATGGTCGTCCATGAGAGATTCTCCCATCACCAACCATTGTTGGATTGGATGAAATGACCCCAGAAATATAAGCTTAGCAATTCCCATAATAATATcaaactacccaaaaaaaaaaaattgtagttttatTTCTATGTTCAGTGTTCACTATCATGTAGTTCACATGTTACACTGAGTGGCATGTCAACCAACTGTCATACTTCCTTACAAGCTAatcatattttgttattttccctttgatttcttttttttgagcaaTTAATATTTAAGGTTCCAACTTTGGGGATATTAGTTCTATGATATCAGATCTTACCCTACTTTCAAGCACATACAGTTTTAGATgctttgagttttgagttatatGTTAATTTTACAAGTTCCAATGCGAAGAATCTTTACATATGTTGAGGTGGTTTCATGGCAGAATAGTCTTTGGAGGAAAACTTTGTACATATTATGAGGGTTCCTACTTCCTAGTTGTGAAGAGTTACTATCAGTACATACATTAAAAGAAATGATTCTCAGCCGCTAGTACAATTTTCCACTTCTTTAATTTGATGGAAAATTTCTTACAACTTTAGCATACTCAAAACCAATATCTACAACTAACCCAGCATCCTATCACTACAAGAATGGGCTTTAAACTTGACTAATATGTACAATCTAATCCCCACTCCTCAGTCCCCAGAGCTCTCCCAGGAGCTACCCAGATTGGGCATTACATCTTGAACCAAAAGCCTGATCATATTGCTGCCTGCTGAACTTGAAATATCCATGCACTCCTGCAGGTCAGCATCACAGGCTATCAATATCCACTCATGATCATCATCCAGATACTTGATTTCAAATGTACCCACCTCTAATTTCAACCTTTTCGCCACTTCTTCTTTCAATTCCAACATACCGGAATTCAAAGAGATCCGAAACCTAATAATATCCTCTCCATATGTTGCCTTTATTATCACACTCTTCATCTCATTTCTAGCTGTAACATGAGGCATTTTGTGAACAAGAGAAGGAATACGTTGGTTGGAAGCCATACTGGGACATGGAGGGTTTGTCGAACAAAATTCTTGGACCTGCTCATCCACCATAGCATCTGCTACTGAAGGACACAAATTTCTCAAGTCTTTTGAACTTCCAGAATCCTCAATCAGAATTCCTCCAAATAATTCTTGAGGTTCTGTCATCAAAAAAGCATCAGATATTGAGTTCGTAGGTGATATATTTGGCGCTGCTGTGAGTTGATACGGCAATTCAGGAGAGCCTTCCACATTAACACATTGCTCATTGATGGCAGGAACATATGGATGCCCCACCAGTGTGCTTTCATTTGGGGGACTACCCTGGCATGAACCTTGGGAATTGGGAGTTCCAGCACTCTCTTCACATGAACGGCTCCTCGTTTTGGAACTGTTCGAGCTTTTACCATGCTCTGGTGGAGATCTACTTTGATCATGAATAACTTTCTGTGGACCCAACATTCTTCCTCTAAGCAATTGATCACCAATTGCTGCCTGTTCATCAAGCATTTTACAAGTGGATGATCCATTCTTTTCCTGAGGTTCAGAGACTTTAAAGCTTGGTGATGTTTGTTTATTGGACCTGTTCAAACTGGAAGGATGAGAGCCAACAGATACAGGTATTTGACTTGTGGTGAGAGAACCTAAACCAAATGTTCCTTCAGCACATTGAACAGAATCTATTACACGCTGTAGCTTAGATAGGGAATGATTGACCTTTTTGATCTTGCGAGATGGCCATCGGGAGATTCCATGCTGCCTACAAATGCGCTTCATTGTAGTCGGGCAAACTGCAAAGCAAGAATATTTATAAGAACAATACATTTTAATTGCTATTACAGACATATAATCCaatttttatgcataaaaaaatcaGCATCACCTGAATCATATAAGAAAAATTGCAAGCAACAATTTTTTAGTGTAGAAGTATACATACCACCAAGGCTCTTTGCAGCTTCTTTAAGACTCCCAGAAAAATATTGTTGGAGAACCTCTAGACTAATTGATTTCTCAGATTTTCTGCGTCTCCTCTCTGAAATCTTTTTCATGTCTTCATTCTCTAAAGAAGAAAATTGATCAAGTCTTCCACCCGCATTGCTAGCAACAATCCCTTTATTATTTGTGTCATTTAAGTGAACCATTAACTGCTGTTTTGATGAATCTAGCTGCACCATATCTTCCACAACATGCAAGCCATCAGGACCAGGTGGTGATTTCATAGATTGGGTTATTCGTACAGATTCAAGTCTTGAATCCACTATCCCATCTGTAGA is a genomic window of Quercus lobata isolate SW786 chromosome 2, ValleyOak3.0 Primary Assembly, whole genome shotgun sequence containing:
- the LOC115975242 gene encoding bidirectional sugar transporter SWEET7 isoform X1 → MVTADTVRTILGVLGNIISLCVFLSPVPTFIQIWKKKAVEQYSPVPYLATLVNCMVWSLYGLPMVHPDSLPVLTINGAGTGIEILYIIIFLIYTAERQKRLRVLLVLLIEAIFITVLTVLVLTVARTLKVRSMIVGIMCIMFNIMMYASPLAVMKLVLATKSVEYMPFFLSLACFANGVIWLAYGLIRFDPFIVVPNGIGTLFGSAQLILYALFYKSTKRQIAERKSKGEVDLSGVMVVDGEDTRKVGSAPQNGRP
- the LOC115975242 gene encoding bidirectional sugar transporter SWEET7 isoform X2 → MVTADTVRTILGVLGNIISLCVFLSPVPTFIQIWKKKAVEQYSPVPYLATLVNCMVWSLYGLPMVHPDSLPVLTINGAGTGIEILYIIIFLIYTAERQKRLRVLLVLLIEAIFITVLTVLVLTVARTLKVRSMIVGIMCIMFNIMMYASPLAVMVPNGIGTLFGSAQLILYALFYKSTKRQIAERKSKGEVDLSGVMVVDGEDTRKVGSAPQNGRP
- the LOC115975241 gene encoding protein NLP6-like isoform X2; this encodes MGTPYLETEKPMEKDDIMRFPSPLVGQFPLDNLDGYFVFKERMMQALRHFKDMTEQNVLAQIWAPVKDGSRYVLTTSGQPFLIGTLGNGLHQFRAASVMYKFAVSEDGALGLPGRVFRQKFPEWTPNVQYYSSKEYPRRVHAQCFNVQGSLALPVFEPSGQSCVGVVELIMNSSKINYAPEVDKVCKALEAVNLRSSEILDHPNTQIYNEGRQNALAEILEILAVVCEAHKLPLAQTWVPCENRSVLAHGGALKKSCASLDGSCMGQVCMSTTDVAVYVVDPHMCGFREACIEHHLQKGQGVAGRAFLSHNSCFCGNITQFCKTEYPLVHYARMFGLTSSFAICLRSTHTGDDDYILEFFLPPSITDLYEQQILLGSLLEMMKQHFQSLKIASGIELEGEVSVEIIQVSTDGIVDSRLESVRITQSMKSPPGPDGLHVVEDMVQLDSSKQQLMVHLNDTNNKGIVASNAGGRLDQFSSLENEDMKKISERRRRKSEKSISLEVLQQYFSGSLKEAAKSLGVCPTTMKRICRQHGISRWPSRKIKKVNHSLSKLQRVIDSVQCAEGTFGLGSLTTSQIPVSVGSHPSSLNRSNKQTSPSFKVSEPQEKNGSSTCKMLDEQAAIGDQLLRGRMLGPQKVIHDQSRSPPEHGKSSNSSKTRSRSCEESAGTPNSQGSCQGSPPNESTLVGHPYVPAINEQCVNVEGSPELPYQLTAAPNISPTNSISDAFLMTEPQELFGGILIEDSGSSKDLRNLCPSVADAMVDEQVQEFCSTNPPCPSMASNQRIPSLVHKMPHVTARNEMKSVIIKATYGEDIIRFRISLNSGMLELKEEVAKRLKLEVGTFEIKYLDDDHEWILIACDADLQECMDISSSAGSNMIRLLVQDVMPNLGSSWESSGD